A stretch of DNA from Thermanaerosceptrum fracticalcis:
TCGTCCCAGCTTTCACGGCGGTTTTCCAAATTGATTAAGGCCTGTACCACATCACCCTGGGCTTGGTCCAGAGCTTCTTTGGCTTCCCTGTAACTTACACCAAGCCTCTCCCGCAGAAGATCAATTTTTTCAAGTTCATCCATTGTTTAACACCTCCATTTATATTTGTATCCAAGAGAACATAAGCACATACGTGTCTTTTTCCTAAAGCATCATTTTTAAAATAGGCCTGGATTTAAGGGGATGTCCTAACTGTGTATAGAGGAAATCTTCGATGACCCGGTCCAGGATGGTCATCCCCTGCCCGGAAATTTTGATACGGTTTAATTTACCCAAATCCATGCGCAGCATCTGCTGCCAAACCTGCATAACCTCCCGGGTAAAATAAAGGCTATCCTTTTGGATACAGGAAGAGCACAACACTCCGCCCAAATCCGTGGAAAAAGCTATTTTCTCCTGAATCCTGAGAGGCTCCCCACAGGAAACGCAAGTATCCATTAAAGGATTATAGCCCAGTAAAGATAAAAGCTTGATTTCCAGGCCGTGGATAATTAACTCCCTGGCCTCCAGACAGATAATATGGAAGCCCGCCAGGGCTAAATTAAAAACTTCGGAATCCACTTCCCCCTCGGGCGTCAGTGAATCCAGAAGTTCTGCCCAATAACTGGCAGCAGTCATACTGCCTATACTCTCTTGAAGGAATGTAAATCCTTCCAAGCACTGGCTCTGCGTCACAATATCCAAGCTTTTACCCTCATAAAGCAACATTTCATTAAGGGTAAAAAGTTGTACTCCGCCGCGTAAACGGCTGGTTGGTTTTCTGACCCCTTTGGCAATGGCTCTCACCTTTCCTTTTTTTCTGGTTAAAAGGGTAAGGAGACAGTCAGCCTCGGCATATTCCTTGCTGCGCAGGACCAGGGCCTGTGTTTTGTATAAACTCATCCCCTTATTCAGCCCTCTTTATCTTTTTATACCCGTACTCTGCTCCCTGATTTTTTGTAATTTCTTTGTAAATCAGATAGGCACCGATGTTACCTGTACTGCTGAAAAACTCCCAGAAAATCTTTGATGTACGCATAGTTTTTGATATCCTTTCTGGCAAGATGATTTTGCTGCTTACTTAGCTTGAGCCCTCATCAGTCATGATATACTGGTTTTTTTCTGCCAGCAGTTGTACCTTATTCCAATTCCTATTATAGCGATTGTGCAAAAACAAAAGCAAGCCTACTGATGAAAATCGCAGCCGCACCGCTTCGACTTCCGATATCCGATAGCCGACAGCCGACCTCAGAAATAGTAAGACAAGAAAGAAGGCTTCGCAGCCTTCTTGTAATTTTTACTTCCTTTCTTCTTTTTTTGTCAGACAGGCGGAACAGTTTCCACTGCAGCCGCCACAGGCTAAAAGGTTTTGCATACAGCGGGGACAGCGGAGTTCTCCCGTTTTAACCTCATAGCCACAGCGCGGGCACTTCATGTTTAACCCTCCTTCGCCATATTTGCTTTGAGGGCCAGACGTGTCTTTAAGTTTTTGATCACAAAAACTGTTAAGGCTGTAAGTATTGTAAAGGAAAGGGCAACAGCGGTCACGGCATGGTTGGGATAAGTCTTAGCAAGCTGCGCTACAGTACCGCCTACCAGGAAGGCTACGATCCAGCTTCCTATCCAGATGAAAGGAGCTTCTTGTTTGCCTCTTTCTTTAAACAGTACCAGCATCGCCGCAATACAGGGAACGAATAAAGTGATGGTGATTAAAGCTACCAGTGTCTGCATGGGATCCAGGGACAATTCTGTCAATCCGGCGGCCCCAAAGTCTCTCCTCACAATACCCATGATAAAGGCCGTTGCCGATTCTTTGGGGAGATTCAACCAACCTACGGTAAGAGGTGCCAGCAGGTTCTGGAGTATTTCCAGGATGCCTGTGACCTGAAGTGTGCTGATTAAAAGGGCACCCAGGGCAAAGATAGGCGTAGCTTCCTGCAGGAACTGGAACGATTTTGTACCTGTCTTTTTCAACACGTTATTAATCCTGGGCAGTCTTAGAGGAGGCAAGTCAATTAAAAGATCAGAGGATTTACCGGGCAGCACATAGTTTAGTAGAGTCCCTACGATAACCAGTACCGTAAAGATCACTAGAACATAAAGGGCTATATAAGGAGCGCCCAGACCAGCCAGCATCCCGGCAATGACACCCAATTGGGCGGAACAGGGAATAGCCAGGGCCAATAGGAAAATAGCGATACGTCTCTCCCGTTCGGAACCCAAAAGCCGTGTAACGATGGTCGCCAGTGTCACACAACCAAAACCCAAAATCATGGGTATGACGGCCCGACCATTTAAGCCTACCGCTGTTAAAACTCTATCTACCAGGGCGGCAATACGTGGCAAATAACCGGAGTCCTCCAAAGTGGAAAGGATTAAATAAAATCCTACCACCAGCGGTAAAAGGAGTCCTAAAACATAAGTTACGGTCATGGTTAGGAGGCCAAACTCGCCGATTAAGATTTGCCCCAGAGTAGAATCTTCTGCCATGAATTTCGTAACAAGCCCCCGTATAGCCGGTTCGTAATAGCCCTGCATTAATGTTTCCTCGGTAAAACCAACCACATCTCCGGCAACGAAGACACCAATAATCTTGTACATGAGATATAAGGTAACGGCCAGGATAGGTACACCCGTGACCGGTCTTAACATCCAGCGTCCCAGTCTGGTACTGAAAGTAGCACCATGGGAGATTTCCCGGATCACCTTACTCACAATGTAGTTAACCCTTTCCCGGCGAGCCAGGTAGATTTCTTCCCGGTGAGGGCCTGGCTTTAAGCCATGCCTTTCCGCCACTACAGGGTCCCCTTCTAAAATGAGCAGGGCTTCTCCCTGGCTGGCTACCCGGGTGGCCATCCGGGTTAGGCGACTTTGCAGTTCCGGAGAGATATTCCCCGGTTTTGCCCGGTCGATGGCCTTTTTCAGCTCTTCCAGCCCCTCTTTCTGTACGGCAATGGTGGGAACCACGGGAATTCCCAGAAGCTCACTCAAAAGCTTCACATCAATTTCCATCCCCTGGCGGGCAGCCTCATCCACCATGTTAAGAGCCATTACCACAGGAACTCCCGTATCAATAATCTGCTGGGTGAGGAACAAATCCCTTTCCAGGTGCACCGCATCCACCACGTTGACAACCACATCAGCGGCCAGGATCACATCACGGGCAATCCGCTCTTCATCATTAAAAGAAGAAATACCGTAAACACCCGGCGTATCAATCACCGCATCTTTCCCGTATCTCCCATGGGAAATCTCCAGGGTCGTACCAGGATAATTGGAGACATCCACATACAGGCCGGTCAGGGCATTAAAGAATACGGATTTACCCACATTGGGATTACCGGCTAAGACTATTTTTCTACCATTTTCGGGTATGTCAATCTTTAAACCCAGTTCGTGACAGTGAGCCAAATTCTTTCCCTCCTTAACTTACGGCCTGAATGGTGATTTCCTCCGCCAGGCCCCTTCCTACGGCAATTTCCTGCCGGTTTTTCCTCAAAATAACCGGACCTGCCGGTATAATTTCTTCACATATGACAACACTTCCCTCACCGATGCCGAAGCGAATGGCTTGAGAACGTACCTGTTCATTAGGAATACGGGCAATTTTCACTACCTGCCCTTTTTTTACCTGTGATAGTTTCATATGTCATCTCCCCTTAATTGAGAATTATTTTCATTCATCCTACTCATATTTTACTACACGAAGGAAAATTTAACTAGAGTTTAAATGTACTAATCAATAAGAAAAAAACCGGATTAATTAGTCGCAAAAGACTAACTAATCCGGGATTATTAGTAGGTTTATACTAATAGGGACAAGAAAATTTTTCGCTATTTCTATAAATATTTTTTTATGGCATACGACATCATTTGGGTTCTGTTCTCAACACCTAATTTATTTTGCAGCCTCTGGAGATGATTTTTGACCGTATTAGGAGAGATACCCAGTTTATCCCCTATTTCCTTATTACTGAGACCCTGGGCCAGTAAAATGAGGATCTCTTTTTCCCGGGCTGTAACAGATGCCACCTCTTCCTCAGGAGCTTTATCCCTCTCCTCCAGTTGAGGGGCTAATTCTCTTAAGATGTCACATGCTACTTTTGTTGCAAAAGGCCTGTCTTTGTTTACAGCACTCAATATCACCTGTTTCCAGACCTCCGGGGAAAGGGTTTTAAGGAGATACCCCTGGGCCCCTAAGCGCATGGCATCAAAAAGGGACTGGACCGCCCGTGAAGCCGTTAAAACCACCACAGGAACATTGATATTGTGCTCCCTAAGCTTTGCTAAAAGGGATTTATCCGGGTTTTCCTGCCATAATTCTGTAAGCACACAGTCAAATTCATATTTTTTAAAGAGCTCCAGGGCCTCTTTGGCCGTAGCGGCTTCACCGGCTACCCGGAATTCCGGAATACTATCTAAAATACTGCTGATTCCTTTGCGTACAAGAAACTCAGGTTCTACTATTAAGAGCCTGAGTTTTGCCTGGTTTTGCTCCACCTTGTACCTCCACGCGTTTATTTACTGTTTGGTCAGCTGTGACTGGAGAATGGCCGGGCCGCTGCTGGTTCCCAGGCGCTGGGCCCCTGCATTCATGAGCGCTTGAGCCTGTTCCCAGGTCCTAATCCCCCCTGAGGCTTTGACTTTTGCCTTACCCCGGACAGCCTCCGCCATCAGCTGGACATCTTCCACAGTAGCTCCCCCGCCACCAAAACCGGTAGAGGTCTTAACGAAATCTGCTCCTGCCTCTACGGCAGCTTGACAGGCCAGGAGCTTTTCTTCCCGGCTTAACAAGGCCGTCTCGATAATGACCTTTACCACTTTACCCGGATAAGCCCGGGCCTCACTGACAACGGCACTAATATCGTCATAAACGTAGGACATCTTCTTTTCTTTTAAAGCACCGATGTTGATGACCATATCCACTTCGTCCGCTCCCTGGCTAAAAGCAAGTTTAGCCTCATAAGCTTTTACCTCCGGGAGGTGGGCCCCTAGAGGAAATCCTATCACGGTGGCTACGGTAATACCTGATTCTTTTAAAGATTTAACGGCCAAAGTTACATAACAGGGCAAGACACAGACGGCTTTAAAGCCAAAATCCCTGGCCTCCTGACAAAGCTGTAAAACCTGTTTTTCAGTAGAATCGGACCTCAGCAAAGTGTGGTCAATGCTTTGGGCTACTTCACGCAATGATAACATATAACCCTCCCTTTCCTATAAAAGATAAGCAATCAGTAAGGTAGCCAGGGTTGAATAAATTAACAGGCCGGTAATATCAATGGCAGTAGAGATGAAAGGCGCCGAAGCTACCGCCGGGTCAATACCAATCCTGCGGAAGATGAGAGGCACCAGCGTACCCATCGTCGCCGCTGTCAGCATATTGCCTAACATGGCCAGTCCCACTACAATACCGAGCATGGGTTTCTGCTGCCAGACAGAGGCAATAACACCTACGATAAGGCCCAAAATAGACCCTATGGCCGCCCCTACCAGGGACTCTCTTAAAACAACGGTAAAAATCTGGTCTTCTTTAATCTGTCCCGTAGCAATACCCCGTACGGTTACGGTCGAAGACTGGGTGCC
This window harbors:
- the recO gene encoding DNA repair protein RecO, which codes for MSLYKTQALVLRSKEYAEADCLLTLLTRKKGKVRAIAKGVRKPTSRLRGGVQLFTLNEMLLYEGKSLDIVTQSQCLEGFTFLQESIGSMTAASYWAELLDSLTPEGEVDSEVFNLALAGFHIICLEARELIIHGLEIKLLSLLGYNPLMDTCVSCGEPLRIQEKIAFSTDLGGVLCSSCIQKDSLYFTREVMQVWQQMLRMDLGKLNRIKISGQGMTILDRVIEDFLYTQLGHPLKSRPILKMML
- a CDS encoding YqzL family protein — translated: MRTSKIFWEFFSSTGNIGAYLIYKEITKNQGAEYGYKKIKRAE
- the feoB gene encoding ferrous iron transport protein B, whose protein sequence is MAHCHELGLKIDIPENGRKIVLAGNPNVGKSVFFNALTGLYVDVSNYPGTTLEISHGRYGKDAVIDTPGVYGISSFNDEERIARDVILAADVVVNVVDAVHLERDLFLTQQIIDTGVPVVMALNMVDEAARQGMEIDVKLLSELLGIPVVPTIAVQKEGLEELKKAIDRAKPGNISPELQSRLTRMATRVASQGEALLILEGDPVVAERHGLKPGPHREEIYLARRERVNYIVSKVIREISHGATFSTRLGRWMLRPVTGVPILAVTLYLMYKIIGVFVAGDVVGFTEETLMQGYYEPAIRGLVTKFMAEDSTLGQILIGEFGLLTMTVTYVLGLLLPLVVGFYLILSTLEDSGYLPRIAALVDRVLTAVGLNGRAVIPMILGFGCVTLATIVTRLLGSERERRIAIFLLALAIPCSAQLGVIAGMLAGLGAPYIALYVLVIFTVLVIVGTLLNYVLPGKSSDLLIDLPPLRLPRINNVLKKTGTKSFQFLQEATPIFALGALLISTLQVTGILEILQNLLAPLTVGWLNLPKESATAFIMGIVRRDFGAAGLTELSLDPMQTLVALITITLFVPCIAAMLVLFKERGKQEAPFIWIGSWIVAFLVGGTVAQLAKTYPNHAVTAVALSFTILTALTVFVIKNLKTRLALKANMAKEG
- a CDS encoding FeoA family protein, which produces MKLSQVKKGQVVKIARIPNEQVRSQAIRFGIGEGSVVICEEIIPAGPVILRKNRQEIAVGRGLAEEITIQAVS
- a CDS encoding LuxR C-terminal-related transcriptional regulator gives rise to the protein MEQNQAKLRLLIVEPEFLVRKGISSILDSIPEFRVAGEAATAKEALELFKKYEFDCVLTELWQENPDKSLLAKLREHNINVPVVVLTASRAVQSLFDAMRLGAQGYLLKTLSPEVWKQVILSAVNKDRPFATKVACDILRELAPQLEERDKAPEEEVASVTAREKEILILLAQGLSNKEIGDKLGISPNTVKNHLQRLQNKLGVENRTQMMSYAIKKYL
- the deoC gene encoding deoxyribose-phosphate aldolase translates to MLSLREVAQSIDHTLLRSDSTEKQVLQLCQEARDFGFKAVCVLPCYVTLAVKSLKESGITVATVIGFPLGAHLPEVKAYEAKLAFSQGADEVDMVINIGALKEKKMSYVYDDISAVVSEARAYPGKVVKVIIETALLSREEKLLACQAAVEAGADFVKTSTGFGGGGATVEDVQLMAEAVRGKAKVKASGGIRTWEQAQALMNAGAQRLGTSSGPAILQSQLTKQ